From the Lathyrus oleraceus cultivar Zhongwan6 chromosome 3, CAAS_Psat_ZW6_1.0, whole genome shotgun sequence genome, the window CAACACAACTATTCACTTCCTCCATCATTTCCTTCTTCTCTTCCACAACTTCCGAATAACTAACCCATCTCTCTTCCTCGTCGTTTCTCTTCCTCCTCATCGCTTTCTTTACCAACCCTTCCATCGCCGGACACCTCATCACCGATAACGACTCTTCCTCCTCCGCCGTTGTCGCCGTTAGGGTCGTCGATTCGTCTTCTAGAAGACCGTTTAACGTTGCTCCACCGTCGGATGTGAAGAGTAAAGCCACGTTGTTTTCTTCTTGCATGTCGGAATCTGATTGGTGAGCGAAGAGATTCAATtctggttgttgttgttggtgcTGCTGTTGTTTCGTTGTCCTTTGTGTTTGGTTTGTTTGAGTTTGTGAGAGCTGTAAACGAAGACTAAGATACTTAGGTTTTCTTGTTTTCGTTCTGTTCCTGCGTTTGTGAGGTTTaagagaagaagatgaagaagaagatgacaaAGAAGAAGATGAATTTTTATATGTCGGTTTCCTTTTTCTCTTCATGGCAACAGATTTAGTCTTGGTTGGAGAAACAGTAATAGTGTTTTTGTTGCACATGACTCACTGTGTTTATAAGGCTGTAGCTTCTTTAAGATTCGAAGTTTGATCTatgcagagagagagagagagagggagggGGAGGGAAGTGGAATGATGGAGTGGGGAGAGAAAGTGAGGGAAAAGGTAGTGACTTTTTGATGGAGGGACACTGACGTATGAGAGGATGATGTGATGTGAAGCCCGATGGACACGTGTAATGCGGTGATTGGATGAAAGAGTGGATTCCATTGTTATCTGGATTTCGTTTATGGAAGAGATGAGGTGATATAGATAGATTGGGTTAAAAGTTTTGGCAATCTCTCAATGGTAGTTTAGATTACTCTCATCTTTCTGGTTTTCTATTAAATCATTTAGTACTATTGTTAATTACAAGTGGAAATTATATAGTAAATTTTAAATTCTTATATAAAAACATAATACTATTTTTTCAGTTAAAATGATATATAAATATcttcaagtatttttgttatgttaacataaaaatattaaataataaaaaagtACTTTTAAGATAGTGAATATTAGACACCGACAAATAATAAATGTTTTGATAGT encodes:
- the LOC127128050 gene encoding zinc finger protein CONSTANS-LIKE 7, giving the protein MCNKNTITVSPTKTKSVAMKRKRKPTYKNSSSSLSSSSSSSSLKPHKRRNRTKTRKPKYLSLRLQLSQTQTNQTQRTTKQQQHQQQQPELNLFAHQSDSDMQEENNVALLFTSDGGATLNGLLEDESTTLTATTAEEEESLSVMRCPAMEGLVKKAMRRKRNDEEERWVSYSEVVEEKKEMMEEVNSCVGSETTSFLGSLSLKLDHDGILNAWSDKGSLYVDAADEAPQTVPDLFNASTILPNVMWDGYGCDVVGNTWKVPDGCGANNNNVNVKEEMGWKVGQREASLLRYKEKRQSRLFAKRIRYEVRKLNAEKRPRMKGRFVKRE